A genomic region of Haliotis asinina isolate JCU_RB_2024 chromosome 1, JCU_Hal_asi_v2, whole genome shotgun sequence contains the following coding sequences:
- the LOC137255249 gene encoding putative transporter SVOPL isoform X1: MSRKLRNGSTGNRLSGIGYAVLKTVASDEYDEVSPETTAFLCEDGLADSDDEVLFEMHYTEEQDDDGKKDKVKDTFTVEEAVESIGIGWFQLRLFVVCGIITAADALEMLLLAVLSPALRCEWSLEHYQVALLTTVVFLGMGIMAPVFGMSGDKIGRKMTLFIVVVWIGYFGMLTSASPNYTWILILRSLVGAGMGGSPQGFALLAEYVPSKYRARLLISGQIFWASGSMFEMFLAAMVIPTLGWRWLLVLSAIPIVIALFFLCFIPESARFLVAAGRHEEALNALQKAAKINNSSLPKGRLVQAEAVEVERGKVSDLFNKNYLRSTLQLWLLWFGTAFSYYGMVLASAEILRVESEKNSDACKCSYLTADDYRTMIISTLGEFICLPVNWLLIDRVGRRITGTVNLSGCGLFFILLQIPVSRSVLTGFMFAVRGFSAATFNWIYIYSSEVYPTSIRTLGIGTASSWARVGAMITPFVAQVLLEASIIAATWLYGLLCFACAITAFLLPIETKNRIMPQTVAYKRMK, from the exons TTTCCCCGGAGACTACGGCCTTCCTGTGTGAGGACGGACTTGCCGACTCGGATGACGAGGTGCTGTTTGAGATGCACTACACAGAagaacaggatgatgatgggAAGAAAGACAAAGTCAAGGATACATTCACAGTGGAGGAGGCCGTTGAGTCGATTGGGATTGGCTGGTTCCAGTTACGACTCTTTGTTGTCTGTGGCATCATCAca GCTGCAGATGCGTTGGAAATGTTGCTCCTTGCAGTTCTCTCCCCTGCTTTGAGATGTGAATGGAGTCTGGAACACTATCAGGTGGCACTGCTCACAACG GTGGTGTTTCTTGGTATGGGGATAATGGCGCCGGTGTTTGGAATGTCTGGGGACAAGATTGGTAGGAAAATG ACTTTGTTTATAGTAGTTGTATGGATTGGATACTTTGGAATGTTGACTTCTGCCAGTCCTAACTATACTTGGATCCTCATCCTTAGAAGTTTGGTCGGTGCTGGAATGGGAGGATCACCTCAGGG GTTTGCCTTGCTGGCAGAGTACGTCCCGTCTAAGTATCGAGCCAGACTACTGATCTCAGGCCAG ATATTCTGGGCATCTGGAAGCATGTTTGAGATGTTCCTGGCTGCCATGGTGATTCCGACGCTGGGCTGGAGATGGCTGCTGGTTCTGTCTGCTATACCCATCGTTATAGCCTTGTTCTTCCTCTGT TTTATTCCTGAGTCTGCCAGATTTCTGGTTGCCGCAGGTCGACACGAGGAGGCTCTAAACGCCCTACAAAAAGCTGCAAAAATAAACAATAGTTCTCTACCAAAGGGGAGATTAGTACAAGCAGAAGCTGTAGAA GTAGAACGAGGGAAGGTGTCTGACCTGTTCAACAAGAACTACCTACGCTCGACCCTGCAGCTGTGGCTTCTTTGGTTCGGAACGGCCTTCTCATACTATGGCATGGTGCTGGCCAGTGCCGAGATCCTGCGAGTAGAAAGTGAAAAAA ATAGTGATGCATGTAAGTGCAGTTATCTGACAGCAGACGATTACAGAACCATGATTATATCAACACTAGGAGAATTCATAT GTTTACCGGTCAACTGGCTGCTAATTGACCGGGTTGGGCGTAGGATCACGGGAACAGTGAACCTATCTGGGTGTGGTCTGTTCTTCATCCTTCTCCAGATCCCTGTATCCAGGAGCGTCCTCACAGGCTTCATGTTTGCTGTCCGAGGATTCTCTGCGGCCACCTTCAACTGGATTTATATATACTCATCAGAG GTGTACCCAACGTCTATACGTACATTGGGTATCGGCACAGCCTCCTCCTGGGCACGAGTGGGGGCGATGATCACTCCGTTTGTAGCACAAGTCCTCCTGGAAGCATCCATTATTGCTGCAACATGGCTGTACGGCCTGCTTTGCTTTGCTTGTGCCATCACAGCATTTCTTCTTCCTATTGAAACCAAGAACAGAATAATGCCG CAAACTGTTGCATACAAAAGGATGAAATGA
- the LOC137255249 gene encoding putative transporter SVOPL isoform X2 — translation MHYTEEQDDDGKKDKVKDTFTVEEAVESIGIGWFQLRLFVVCGIITAADALEMLLLAVLSPALRCEWSLEHYQVALLTTVVFLGMGIMAPVFGMSGDKIGRKMTLFIVVVWIGYFGMLTSASPNYTWILILRSLVGAGMGGSPQGFALLAEYVPSKYRARLLISGQIFWASGSMFEMFLAAMVIPTLGWRWLLVLSAIPIVIALFFLCFIPESARFLVAAGRHEEALNALQKAAKINNSSLPKGRLVQAEAVEVERGKVSDLFNKNYLRSTLQLWLLWFGTAFSYYGMVLASAEILRVESEKNSDACKCSYLTADDYRTMIISTLGEFICLPVNWLLIDRVGRRITGTVNLSGCGLFFILLQIPVSRSVLTGFMFAVRGFSAATFNWIYIYSSEVYPTSIRTLGIGTASSWARVGAMITPFVAQVLLEASIIAATWLYGLLCFACAITAFLLPIETKNRIMPQTVAYKRMK, via the exons ATGCACTACACAGAagaacaggatgatgatgggAAGAAAGACAAAGTCAAGGATACATTCACAGTGGAGGAGGCCGTTGAGTCGATTGGGATTGGCTGGTTCCAGTTACGACTCTTTGTTGTCTGTGGCATCATCAca GCTGCAGATGCGTTGGAAATGTTGCTCCTTGCAGTTCTCTCCCCTGCTTTGAGATGTGAATGGAGTCTGGAACACTATCAGGTGGCACTGCTCACAACG GTGGTGTTTCTTGGTATGGGGATAATGGCGCCGGTGTTTGGAATGTCTGGGGACAAGATTGGTAGGAAAATG ACTTTGTTTATAGTAGTTGTATGGATTGGATACTTTGGAATGTTGACTTCTGCCAGTCCTAACTATACTTGGATCCTCATCCTTAGAAGTTTGGTCGGTGCTGGAATGGGAGGATCACCTCAGGG GTTTGCCTTGCTGGCAGAGTACGTCCCGTCTAAGTATCGAGCCAGACTACTGATCTCAGGCCAG ATATTCTGGGCATCTGGAAGCATGTTTGAGATGTTCCTGGCTGCCATGGTGATTCCGACGCTGGGCTGGAGATGGCTGCTGGTTCTGTCTGCTATACCCATCGTTATAGCCTTGTTCTTCCTCTGT TTTATTCCTGAGTCTGCCAGATTTCTGGTTGCCGCAGGTCGACACGAGGAGGCTCTAAACGCCCTACAAAAAGCTGCAAAAATAAACAATAGTTCTCTACCAAAGGGGAGATTAGTACAAGCAGAAGCTGTAGAA GTAGAACGAGGGAAGGTGTCTGACCTGTTCAACAAGAACTACCTACGCTCGACCCTGCAGCTGTGGCTTCTTTGGTTCGGAACGGCCTTCTCATACTATGGCATGGTGCTGGCCAGTGCCGAGATCCTGCGAGTAGAAAGTGAAAAAA ATAGTGATGCATGTAAGTGCAGTTATCTGACAGCAGACGATTACAGAACCATGATTATATCAACACTAGGAGAATTCATAT GTTTACCGGTCAACTGGCTGCTAATTGACCGGGTTGGGCGTAGGATCACGGGAACAGTGAACCTATCTGGGTGTGGTCTGTTCTTCATCCTTCTCCAGATCCCTGTATCCAGGAGCGTCCTCACAGGCTTCATGTTTGCTGTCCGAGGATTCTCTGCGGCCACCTTCAACTGGATTTATATATACTCATCAGAG GTGTACCCAACGTCTATACGTACATTGGGTATCGGCACAGCCTCCTCCTGGGCACGAGTGGGGGCGATGATCACTCCGTTTGTAGCACAAGTCCTCCTGGAAGCATCCATTATTGCTGCAACATGGCTGTACGGCCTGCTTTGCTTTGCTTGTGCCATCACAGCATTTCTTCTTCCTATTGAAACCAAGAACAGAATAATGCCG CAAACTGTTGCATACAAAAGGATGAAATGA